A genomic segment from Sparus aurata chromosome 10, fSpaAur1.1, whole genome shotgun sequence encodes:
- the LOC115590302 gene encoding serine/threonine-protein kinase ppk4-like gives MLIYYILSGGHHPFGNKPFECEYNIHKGSYTLDHVEDLVAKDLIEWMISKEPESRPTVEECLSHPFFWTNERVEYLRRTGNREEASNCRNADPELISSIEQYARDGSFREWKKKFPPELVQKMDGKKKPYPDNILGLLRFIRNLHEHYAKDAEKVKVMELFPDLFGCVYKFAKSKGWNSEVPLKEMF, from the exons ATGCTGATTTATTACATCCTCTCTGGAGGACACCATCCTTTCGGCAACAAACCCTTTGAATGTGAGTACAACATTCATAAAGGTTCGTACACGTTGGACCACGTTGAAGATTTGGTGGCAAAGGACCTCATCGAGTGGATGATCAGTAAAGAACCAGAGAGCAGACCTACAGTGGAAGAATGCTTGAGTCATCCCTTCTTCTGGACCAATGAAAG AGTTGAATACTTGAGAAGGACTGGCAACAGGGAAGAGGCGTCAAACTGCCGAAATGCTGACCCGGAACTGATTAGTTCAATAGAACAATACGCCAGGGATGGATCCTTCAGAGAGTGGAAAAAGAAG TTTCCACCAGAGTTAGTCCAAAAGATGGATGGAAAGAAGAAACCCTACCCTGACAACATACTGGGATTACTGCGCTTCATCCGAAACCTTCATGAGCACTA TGCCAAAGATGCAGAGAAAGTTAAAGTGATGGAGCTGTTTCCTGATCTCTTCGGATGTGTTTACAAGTTTGCCAAGAGCAAAGGTTGGAATTCAGAGGTACCCCTGAAGGAAATGTTTTAG